Sequence from the Candidatus Methylomirabilota bacterium genome:
AACGATCGTGCTAGCCATGATTCTAATTCAGTTTTGGCGAGAGCGAGGCGTGGCCCTGGCTGTGCTCTTCGCCGACTTGTTGTTTAGTTCGTTTAGCCTGATGCGGAATACCTGCCGCATAATCAAAGAGTCCGCAATCAGACTTCTAGTTGAGCTCATAGCTCGATGTGCCCCATTTGCGTGTTGCGTATTTCTTGTTTCATGGACATTGAGCCGCGTTGCGGGACATTCATGGCACGAATTCGCGGCGACTGGCATGCTGTACAGTCTGTTGGCGGCAGTGATTGCATGGATCTGCCTTATGGGGCGACCCGAGAAGGAGCTGATACGTACATGGTTAGTTAGGACTGCATCAACAGTCTATGCAGAAGGTGACAACCGCTTGACAGTTCTCCTAACGAAGCGATTGACGGCAGATGCGATCAAGGAGCGTGATGAGCCAGATTCTTTCAGTCGAGGTGATGGAGAGGTGGGGTCCGCACCCCTGGCTGGAGGAGGATCAGAAGCAGATTTTAAGGCTCGCAAGAAAGGAGTACAAAATCATAGAGCATGATCGATCCGTTCGTGAAGCGCGTCAAAGGTGTTCTTGAATCACGGCAGATCGGGCCGTGGGACCCATCGTACCTGAACGGGACGGTTGCGTTCCTGGGCGCGCTCGATCGGGCCATCGACCGCGTGGGTGTCCAAGCTTTTGTGCTGGATGTAGGCTGTGGTCGGCAGGATTGCTACGCAAAGAAGGTGCGGTTCGGCTCCAAGATTTCGCGGCTGATCGGATTCGACGTCCGGCAGGATCTCAATACCTCTCTCGATCTGGCGGTTCGGGCTAACGTGTACGAGCTCCCTTTTGCTTCGGCAAAATTCGATGTCGCGTTAAGCGACTTCGTCCTGGAACACCTGGAACAGCCTGAGCGTGCGTTCGCAGAGATTGCCCGTGTACTTAAGTCGGGTGGGAGGTTCGTCTTCCGGACGCCCAATCTCTACCATTATGTGCCAGTAGCGGCTTTGCTGCTACGAAAAGTGGGCTATCAGGCAGTCGAGCGTTCTTCCACTAACGGCGACAGACACGAGGTCTTTCCGACATTGTATCGCGCGAATACATGTCACAGATTAGGGTTGCTGGCACGACGCACTGGTTTTGCAGTCGAAAGGATGATCTTCGCCGAAGGCGGCCCTCATTATTTGGAGTTCTTTTTGCCGTTTTATTTGATCGGGGTTATCCACCAATATCTGGTTAACAAGGTCCCGCTGCTCCATGGTCTGCGGGGGAATATCATTGGCGTGTTCAGAAAAGAGGGAACTGGATGAATCGGAGGGTTGAGACCAATTATTCCTCTGTTCCCTATGGCGCCACTGCAGGACAACGGGTTCTTTCTAAGGCACTGCCTCGCTTCCACTCTCAGCTTGCCCGGTGGACTGTAATAACTGCTGCGCTGGTCCTCTTAGCCTTGCCGTTCGGGACCTTCGCGAACTTCCCTCCGACGGTTGTTATCTGGGTGACGGCCAGCATCCTTTTCTTGCTGGCTTTCTACGGTTTCAGGGTATCACAACGTCGCGGTGAGAATCCCTGGCTTGCCCCACTCTCTCTGCTGATGGCGTTTTACTTCTTCAAATATGGGTGGGGAGCACTCGCGGTCTACTATTGGGACCTTCTTCCATGGGAAGCCGTTCCGGGAATTGGCTCGACTTTTCTGCGGTATGGGGAGAAAGCTCATCTCCCAACTGCCTGCCACCTGATTCTCTTAGGCGGGGTCGGACTGTATCTAGGGGCGGGAGGCCCGATGCCAGCGGTGGCTCGATGGTTGCCGGCATTAAAGTGGCCAATTGATCATGCAAAATATAGTCGAAATTTGGTACTGTACACTCCTATTGCACTTCTTGTATTTGTTGTCCTACGTCCCCTCATGTCCGTCGTCATCCGGGACACGGTTCTACTCCTCGGGTGGATCGTCTGGGTTATCTTAGTCATCGTCAGTTATCGTATTTTCTCTCCACAGACCTCTGGACGGGCGAAGTGGTTAATGTTTTTGGTCCTCATCTTTCTCGCTCAACTCCTTCTTGGTTTGCAAACCGGCATGCGAGCGAATTTTCTATACCCGATCCTGCTAATCGTCTTGGGCTATGTGATTGCGAGGGGCCGGCTCCCCTGGAAGGTATTAGCTGCAGCGATTCCTCTCTTTATGTTTGTGGTCGGGCCGTGGCTGACCCTGTATAAGCTTGAAGGGGAAGTGGAATCAATATCTGCTCGGATTTCCGCCACCTCTCAACAATTTGCAGGAACAGAATTTCGGGCTGCGTTTGAATTAGGATTAGACGGTTTAGTTGGTCGTTTTGCAGGGAGTGGCGCCGGTGCGCTTTCTGTGTTCTCACAGTATTACCCAGATCCGTACCCTTTTGAAATGGGCCGATCCTTCGTGTTGACGCTAGAACAACTTGTGCCACGGGTCCTATGGCCTGAAAAACCGAACCTCAGTTTGGAGTTAAACCGCTATACGATCGCTGTCGGTATGCTGCCTAATGAGGACGACATAGATTACGGAGTTACCTCGGCAACCTTCGATGCCATCTCGGAATACTACCTAAATTTTGGGCTTATCGGCGTCTTGCTCTTCGCAGTCCTTCATGGATATTTCTTCAGAATCCTCTATTACTGGTTAGTCAAAAGATCGAATTATGAAATGGGTGCCTCCCTATACATCGTGTTCTTTTTTCTCAATCTCGATTTCTTCGGAGTAGTCCAGATCTTTACGTCCGCGACCCGCCACTTGGTCGTATGGCCGCTCATTCTCTACGGTTTGAGCCGGAAATCTTGAGCGGGGCTGAATACATGATCCATGTTGCGATTTCTAGCCTTGGCCGTTTTCACGCTTTCGATCTGGCAGAGCAGATGCGGCAGCGTGGGTGTCTGGCTCGGCTGTACACGGCATATCCGTCCTTCAAAGTTGATCAACCGATCCGGCCTTTTACCCGCACATTTCCCTGGGTCCTCTCTTCTGCGATGGTGGCTCGGCAAGTGAGGTGGCACAGACTGGCCAAGCACTTGAACTGGCTAGCTATTGACAGCTTTGATTGGTGGGTTGCGAGACGAGTGGAGCCCTGTGATGTGTTTGTTCATCTTTCAAGCTTCGGTCTTCATGCTGCGCGACGCGCAAGAAAGCTCGGAGCCCGCATCGTGTGCGACCGTGGGTCTTCTCACATTCTCTATCAGGACGAGATCCTTGCCGAAGAATTTGCCCATCATCGAATACACTATTCTTCTATTGACCGTCGAGTAGCGGATAAAGAATTGCTGGAGTATGGCGAAGCGGATCTAATTACAGTACCATCTACTTTCAGTTATCGCACCTTTGTCGAGAAAGGAGTGCCTCCAGAGAAACTGCGCAGGATTCCTTATGGGGTTGACTTATCTCTTTTTTGTCCTCTCCCCAAAGAGGATGAGATATTTCGTGTCCTGTTTGTGGGTGGTTATTCTATACAAAAGGGTATTAGCTATCTTTTCGAGGCGGTACGCCCTTTAGTCCTGAGAAAAGCGATAGAAGTATGGTTTGTGGGCTGTCCAAGTTCAGATGCACGAGAGATCCTGCACCGAAACGCGGACATCTTCACCGACAAGGGCCCTCACCCGCGCAATAAGCTTTCCTGGTTTTATAGCCAGGCAAGTGTACTGGTTCAACCCTCGATTCAGGAAGGCTTGAGTCTAGTATTGGCCCAGGCCATGGCCTGTGGCCTTCCAGTGATCGCTACAACCAACACCGGGGCCGAAGATCTCTTTACGGACGGAGTTGAAGGTTTTATTGTACCAATTCGGGATCCGAAGGCGATTCGCGACAAAATCCAGTGGATGCTGGATAACCCTACGAGACGACAGGAGATGGGCCAGGCAGCCTTGCAGCGGGTAAAACTGCTCGGTGGGTGGGAAACCTACGGTGAACAAGCGCTGGGAATCTACTCGCAGCTCATAGGCGGTGATGTTGGCAAGGACAATAGCTAGCGGTACGAAGCGGGTTCAATTGGTCGGCAATGCGGAATGTTACCACATCGGGTCATTTTCCCGAGGGGCGATCGAGAGATTGGTAATCGTGAATGGAACTGTCGCAGCTCAAAATCCTGTACATCGGCCCTGACTATCCTGGGTCGAATGGTACCTGCTGGCGAGACGCTTTCGTTGAGCTTGGCCATGATGTTAGAACCGTGGACTCAGAAGACCTAGTGCCGTGGCCCCGGAATCTTAGCGCGAGGATTCTGGGTAAGATTATTCGGAGACCTCCTGGGCGGCTAGTAAGCAGACTAAATGAAGCTATTATAAGAAGTGCCAGTGAGTTTAAGCCTGACTTCACCTTCTACATTCAGGCACGTTTTGTATTGCCTGATACCTTGGAGAAAACAGCTAAGCTAGGTCCTAACTTAGTCTACTTTAATGACGATATGTTTAATCCAGATAATCAAACTTTTACGTTTCGTGAGTCATTGAAGCTGATTGATTGCATTCTCACGACGAAATCTTACAATGTTTCAGAATTTTACGAGAGTGGAGCTCCCTTAGCGTTATATATTCCTAATGCATACGATCCCCAAATACACTTCCCTGCGAAGCCATCA
This genomic interval carries:
- the wzy gene encoding O-antigen polysaccharide polymerase Wzy, encoding MNRRVETNYSSVPYGATAGQRVLSKALPRFHSQLARWTVITAALVLLALPFGTFANFPPTVVIWVTASILFLLAFYGFRVSQRRGENPWLAPLSLLMAFYFFKYGWGALAVYYWDLLPWEAVPGIGSTFLRYGEKAHLPTACHLILLGGVGLYLGAGGPMPAVARWLPALKWPIDHAKYSRNLVLYTPIALLVFVVLRPLMSVVIRDTVLLLGWIVWVILVIVSYRIFSPQTSGRAKWLMFLVLIFLAQLLLGLQTGMRANFLYPILLIVLGYVIARGRLPWKVLAAAIPLFMFVVGPWLTLYKLEGEVESISARISATSQQFAGTEFRAAFELGLDGLVGRFAGSGAGALSVFSQYYPDPYPFEMGRSFVLTLEQLVPRVLWPEKPNLSLELNRYTIAVGMLPNEDDIDYGVTSATFDAISEYYLNFGLIGVLLFAVLHGYFFRILYYWLVKRSNYEMGASLYIVFFFLNLDFFGVVQIFTSATRHLVVWPLILYGLSRKS
- a CDS encoding methyltransferase domain-containing protein, translating into MIDPFVKRVKGVLESRQIGPWDPSYLNGTVAFLGALDRAIDRVGVQAFVLDVGCGRQDCYAKKVRFGSKISRLIGFDVRQDLNTSLDLAVRANVYELPFASAKFDVALSDFVLEHLEQPERAFAEIARVLKSGGRFVFRTPNLYHYVPVAALLLRKVGYQAVERSSTNGDRHEVFPTLYRANTCHRLGLLARRTGFAVERMIFAEGGPHYLEFFLPFYLIGVIHQYLVNKVPLLHGLRGNIIGVFRKEGTG
- a CDS encoding glycosyltransferase family 4 protein translates to MSGAEYMIHVAISSLGRFHAFDLAEQMRQRGCLARLYTAYPSFKVDQPIRPFTRTFPWVLSSAMVARQVRWHRLAKHLNWLAIDSFDWWVARRVEPCDVFVHLSSFGLHAARRARKLGARIVCDRGSSHILYQDEILAEEFAHHRIHYSSIDRRVADKELLEYGEADLITVPSTFSYRTFVEKGVPPEKLRRIPYGVDLSLFCPLPKEDEIFRVLFVGGYSIQKGISYLFEAVRPLVLRKAIEVWFVGCPSSDAREILHRNADIFTDKGPHPRNKLSWFYSQASVLVQPSIQEGLSLVLAQAMACGLPVIATTNTGAEDLFTDGVEGFIVPIRDPKAIRDKIQWMLDNPTRRQEMGQAALQRVKLLGGWETYGEQALGIYSQLIGGDVGKDNS